CTGGTCGACTTAAGGCTATTTGATATTTTAATGAATCCAGTCTCATGACGTTGAAACTAAACTGTGGCTATGATATCTAACAGCTTGGCTCTAAATATCAGCTGCAGGTGTTTCTGCTGAAGAGTTCACATCTCGCTGGCAAGAGGCCAGaaaaatgtccaaatgtatCTCGTGATCAATCTCACTCTCAAAAATACCCACAAGATATTCATTTTAGATAAACAAACAGGGAAAAACTGTGTTCACCTGCTTTTCGTGAATGTCCTTCTCCAGAAGTTTCATGGCCAGCTCCATTTCCTGCTTCATCGACACCTGGACCACCAGCTCATTCTCCACGTCCTGAGAATGGACAGAACACATGTATGCCGTCTGTTATTAAACACAATTGGCATTTATTTAACACACAGATCCACAGTCTGACCTGTCTGAGCTGACACTCCTCTTTCAGCTGTCTCTGAGCCTCGTTGTACATCTCATCCAAACCCTGGCGAGACTGTTTGTACGTGTCTCTCTCCAGCGACGTGTCTCCTTGAGTTACCTGGATCAACAGGGCGGGGTTAAACCACTTTGTGGGTTTGAGACAGCAGTATGTGTCTTTTGTGTGACGGCGTACCTCTAAATGTTGTTGTGCCTTTAGCAGAATCAGGGTGTTGtcactcctcagctgctggTTTTCTTCCTGCAGTTTGATGATGTTGTTCTTGGCTATGGCTAACTGCAGACACATAAATGTGCTCGTGtaaacagaaacacagacattAAGCTGGTTGTTAACAGCGCTAACAATAACACTGGGATTTCTGAAGTTTTAGCTCGGACACATTTGACAACGGGCCTCACCTCCTCTATAAGTTTGGAGTTGGACCTCTCCAGAGAGTCAACTCTGCCCTGAAGACCACCAACTGTGGAGCtgcacacaaaaacattttttttttccttttcaaattACGGGACTGGGATTCTAGGAGTGATAACTTTCACAGCGCAGGTGTTACATGGTGTGTTCATTCTTCCACTGGACGTTACGTGGTAGTATTTGAAAGACTATTCGGACATGTGTCTTCAAGTACAAAATGAGTCTTACTTCAGCTGTCGGTTCAGTTCCTCTACGTAGTTCTTCTGATCCAAAATGGATGCTATCTGGCTATTCCTGTTGCCgtggacacaaacacaaaccagaGCTCCGCAtcacacactgaggaagaaacTAGCTGCATAACGAAAGGGGAAACACAAGGACAGATCGTACCTCTCCTCACTCCTGTAATCGTCAATGTCATTCTTCAAGTACATGGAGAAGTCGATCACTCCAacctcaaatgaaaaaaaaaaaaagaagataatgTCATAAGGTAGCATAACCAATGCTACATGTGGCTGCATACAACCACatatatgcatgaaatctgccagtccatcatagagtcgaaaaagagaaaagataaTGAaggattttttaaataaagaattgAATGTTTCAGTCATTTCTACCCACCCCCCTGAAAGTATCCATAAATACCAAATCACTTCCCATTAAAAGCATCTCAGCCTCATTCAGTCAGGTGTGAGCACAAGCTGAGCAGGACGCTTGTAACAGTGAGAGACGTGTAGTGTCTCTTCCCATAAAGGGAAACATGACACCACGCTCCCTCCCGATGTCAAGATAAAACGACTCAACAGGCAGCTCTCGTCTGTGACTGAGCTTCCTGAAACTGAGCAACGGAAGATAAACTGTTCCAGGTCCACGGTCAGGTAAGCAGAGTCAGCAGAGTTTCAGTTGGCTTGAGACATGAATGTGTCGTGGTGATCGGTGTGGCGAAAACAGAAAAAGTTGATTTAATCATAATGAAAATAGAAAGAGTGGAATGTAGAATTTTACCTGAGAGTCCAGGTCCTCGCCTTTGACACACAGATTAGCATCGATGACGTTCAGGCCCACCAGCAGGCCCACAATCACTGCTCCCTCTTCCTCCAGCATCAGAGCTGAATTCTCATAAAAGTCACTAAGGAGAAAGATAAAACTTGATTTGATACACCACCTCTCTGTTTATCCTTACAAAAGGTCTGCTGTCAAAATACAACGAGCCTATTGAGGCTTATTCTGCCTGCGTGTACCTGAGCAGGTCTTTTCGAGTGATGAGGAGTCGCAGGTAGTCGGCCAGCCGTTTCTGCATGAGAGCCAAACGCAGCCACGCCCTGGCTCTGCCTAAAGGAGTCCTGGGAGACACGCACATGTACATCAGCGATGAGATTAGATCATGAGGATGTCGTGAGAGTTTCAGACTGTTGATGTCATAAAATGATGGGATGGTTTTCCCTCCGCCGTGTCTTTTGAGCTTTTCTGTGTACAAGAAAATTTCAAGTTTGTTGATATGATTGTTTTGGAGAATCCTCTGAAAGTTGTGTGGGCTCACTGTTATTAACCTTGCTGGAACAGACACGCTTTGCACAGTTTTGTGTCTGAGGTCTGGGCCTGCACTGCTTTGCCACGTCTGTTGGTCTGACTCAGCAGAAGAAAAGGAAGCAGAGTGTGCTGTTCGTCTGAAACAGCACAAATGTTCCTCATTTTACAGGAGCAGGCAAAACAAATGTGAATATTTCTCACTCGATTCCCTGCCTGGATGTTAATAATCCACACGTGGACATTTTAATATACAAATGTGTTAacggggacaaaaaaaaaagcgacaAAAATTGAATTTCCACAATCTGCCTGACACTGGCGACTGTTACACTACCATAACGTTTTAAAGCTACATGTTGCCTAAAACTGCCAGTGCAACACACATTTTAACATCTCACTGCTTGTCAGATCTTTATTAAGCGTCACcacaaaagagaaacagagaaagGGAGAAGTGACATGGCAGGAGGGTGAAAGCTGAAGTGAAAGTAAATTACACTCAGGTACTTCCCTGACGTGGCTCAGGTCACATTCTCATGTTTCTCCCGTTTGTGAGCGTGCGATTGTTGTGGCTCATGTTCCTACACCGGTACATTAAGGCCAATTTAATGAGTGAGTGACAATGTTAGTGTGAATTTATTTCTCACTTGAGACCAGGCAGGTCTCGCACAGAGGCTGAGATCTCTGCTGCTTCTGGACACAGTTTCTCCACCAGCTCCAGAGGACCCCACAGAGACTTGTTAAACCCCAAGAAGGACTTCTTCACTGGAGAAAGAGGGACAAgcgcataaaaaaataaaataaaataaaaataaaaaaaatcagtgaacTTGATCAGGGAGGGAAACTCAAAACGTTTTCCAATGCaagacatacatttttttttcatttaaagttaAAAGATCCTCCGTCTCTTACCTTTGAGACCATGTTTGAGGCAATGCTCCATGACCACAAAGAACTGCTGGAGAGGCGGGTAGTCTGAGTCCAGGGTTCGTCCGAAGCTCAGAGCTGACTCAATGAGTCCTTTAATACTTAGCTTGGCCATGTTCAGCAGGTTGGCTCGCTCCATGGCCATGGGGTCTCGCAGCGCTAccggaaaaaaaaagtccccaGTAAATACTTAAACATATCAGGATACATTTGATTATCAAGAATTCTTGAGTTTGACATAAATACGGCGGCATATACACCTTTCACATAAGTGTTTGCATTATTTCAATATCATGATAACACGACTGAACATAATCATTATAATCGTTACATTCAAAACTCTACATAACCAGAAAAGTGTGGAAGCTttctaaaatgcaacaaaaacttaAAACGTGTCATTTGTTCAATTGAATTTCATCCAAATCTTTTAAAGACACGGGCACAAAGAAAAGGGTTTTCAGTGTTGCCTGAGACTGACTTCATTGCACCTGGAACACACTCGTTTATCTATTGATCATACAATTAAAACCCATTTCAGGAAGATTCTACAATCAACAGATTAATTAGGGTTAATCAGGACTGGGTATAAAACATTAGAGTTTCCAAGCAAGGATGGGTCACTCGTTGCCAACCCCTTTATGCAAAGCTTGTCTTaagttaaggaaaaaaaaaatgccagcacaaaatttgaatttacttttgtttttcaaTATCTACCGAGTATAACACTGTAAAAAGATTCAGGAAGTCTGAAGTGCATAAAGGACAAGGACAGAGACCCCCGTTGGATGTGCGTGACTTTCAAGCCCTCGTGTGGGACTGCAGGAGACGCAGTCATGCTACTGTGATCAATAAATCCACATGGTCCTGacagcatctgcatccagaCATGCAGCCTGAAACTGTACTGCACGAAGAGGAAGCCACATATCAACTCTGCACAGAAACGCTGACGAGTCCTCCGAGCGcgagctcatctcagatggacagaagaAAAAGTGAACACTGCAGATGTGTGAAGGTACCATTGATGAAATTTGACATTTGCTACCATGAAGGCGATGCCTTTTCCCAGGAGATGTCTGGTTATTTCAGCGGCACAATTCCAGACTTCCTACTGCTTGACGTTCAACAGCGTTACTTAATAGACAgacacagtgtgtgtttgtgcctgcaGCCCAGACCTGCCTTctgtttaaaattaaaaaacaactgCGCACTCTGGAGCAGCTGAACTCCTGTATTCAGCAACAATGGACACAGATTTTCCTGCGAAACTcccaaacaattaaaaacacataaatagGTTGAAAGACTATTCTTATGTAAATCAAATGCattcaaacttctttaaatataGAACTGCGAATCAAATCCCgcttttaattgaaaaaaaatagtcaTATCAAATCTAGTCATTGGGACTTACATACTCACTGGCTTGACTCTGTTATCGTCTGAGGGATAACTGGGTCAGCCAGGTTAATGTCTTACAAGCAGTCATTACCTGAGACATGCGAAACAGGGAGGAGATTTAAAGGTCGACTtcacttaaaaaataaaatgcacatCTCCATTGGTGTATCAGGCTCAGTGCATTAAGTCCCAAAGACAGTGTGATCTGATTCCACCAGATCAGACCTAATTTATATCAGAAATCTGTGAGCAAAGtaaaatatttctttaaaaaaaaaaaaaaaacatttattagcAAAGTAGTAATGAATCTGAGAGTAATTTTCAAACATTGCAATGAACATGCTGCTACAAACCCATTAAAGAAAATCTGCAGGGTGCGATTTTGTAACTTCTTGAAGAGCTATGCTTTTAAAAACTGCCCGACGAACTCTGGGTTAATGTGTAGCCAAACCCCAGGACAGGAAAGAGCGATCAGAGGTGGAAACGCTGCTCAGCAAAGTCAGAGAGCTTCAAATGCAGCGGGCCTGTAAAACAGGTCAACATGCAGACCGCCTAAAAGAAGTGAAAACCTTTCAACTGTGACGATTGTCATGTGACTTGTACCGCGGCACATCCAAAGGGAGGGTAAAAAGCTACAAAACTTAAAGCATCTTGAACCTTAAAATCAAACATAGATGGAAGATTAGCATAAAACGTTTAAAGTTGCCCTGAAAGGTATTTGCATAGTCATACAGCTAATGTGTCGCCAGTCaaatttgaccaaaaaaacactGTCATTTTTAACTGCATGATGGGTCCAAGATATTAAAAGTAGATGTAGAAGTTTggcattttggccataactggCCATTTCAATTGATCTGAGTCATTCAAATGCAAGTCTGCGATGTACACATGACAGAAATCAGATTATTTTTAGCTGAGTGTGTGGGAGGGTATGACAAGCTTGACAAGACAGACAGAGATGCTGGCTGCCGGGCAGATAGAGCAGAGCTCTTGCTCATACTGAGCCTGTACTATTACTATTACAGACTTTGTGGAACGATCACAAGAATGACACAAGGGAGCACAAAGTATGGCCTCCCTCAGGGAACTCATTTccactttcagcagtgcagcatGTGATGCTGGAGGCAATGAAGTGGTGGTGTAAACAGCAGCAGTGTCTACTGTACCAATGCTAATAGGAGGATGTACAAAAGCATGAGAGCAGAcggatgaatgaaaaaaaaaaaaatcaattggtCACACATTGGGTGTGGAAAATAGAAACAGCAGAAGAGAGGTTTGTCACACCGTCACATCTACCACACCAGGGTAGACTGTTCAGTGTGCTGCAACTCACTGAATTCTTCACATCTCAGAAAGACTGATGAGCACCAGACTACTTCATATTTCCTCGAAATCTAAACCAGCATCTGAATCAGTGTCAGCGCTCTTGTTATTGTTAACATCCTTAAATCCTTGCATTCCCTGATGCTGATACTCTACCTTGGACGGTCCAGTCTCCTGGGAGAGACGTCCTGTGTTCGGACACTTTGGGCAGGACATGGATGCTCCCAGAAATAGTCTCGGACGCTTTCCTGGCCAAAGCGAAGATAGGAGCCTGCCACCGCccgtctcctcctccacctttcactgtgctgctgctgctgctgctgctgttagctTTATCACCACTCTTTTCCTCCTGTAGCCTCAAAATGCCAAACACCTGAGATTTCTCCTTGCTGCTGTCCGCTTCAGCCAGAGACAGGTCGTGTTCTGCTGTCGATGCCATGCTCACAACAGCGTCTGTTATTGTCAAAACTAGCTGTGACGCTCGAGGCGAAATTTGTCAAATGCATACGGTTTGCTAACCGTTAGCGAGTTAGCTTTTTTGCACAATTCATTGGGCGACTGTAGCATCGAAATAGGCTACCTGGGATACCGCTGACTAAAGGGTGACAGGTCTAACCAGTGTCCAAAATCAACAGCCCTCGCGCTATCGGGAAGCCAAACCTTAAACAGGCGACATGATGAGCGTCACGACCCGCAGCGACAGCACAGAAAACTGCTTCCCGAAAAATTTGCCTTTTCCTTGCATCGCGGAGGTGGTGTACAGATTTGTTTACAGCAACCAAACCAAACCCGACAGTTGGCGTCTCCACGGTCCCTCTGCACCCTCCGGAGGGGCGGGCGGTGTCAGAAGGcccacaacacacacaaaagacaGCGCTACGTAATGATGTTAGTGGCTGCGGTGTTTGCCGCCCCCTGCAGGCAGGAAGCGGTAACTGCAGGGCGGTGTGCCGGTTGAGGATGCTGCTGCGAGAGCTCAGaaggctgttttttgttttttttagaaatgtgaGAGGGAACGAAACAGTCTAATGTTTACTGTTATAAAAACACCCGAAAATCCTGAAGTAATATGTCTGTGATATAATGTAGTGCATTTACTTACACAGTTACCAGATATACGGCCCATCTAGGCCATATTTAGATAATCTGAGCTTTTCAATACTTATTGTTTCTGCAGGGTGAGTTTGGACTTGTGGCGTCTATATCTCCAACTGTGCACTGAGCCCTCATAAGCAAATTCTTAAATAGTAATGCAgtggaaaagaagagaaaacagtACAGAGCTATGATGGTGGGAAtgacaaacacgcacacagtcACCAGTAAAGAGGAATGAGATGGAAGGAGATGGAAAGAGCAATACAGTACAGGTTGTGGTTTCAATCTCCAGTGAAACAAACATGTTGCATGAAATTTAAACCTGCATCTAATCGTCATTTTATTATCAACTGACttcccctttttttctgtttgattaTCCCAGTTATAATCCTATTTCATTAATAGAACAACAACATGTTTAGGATAGTATTATAGAGGGTTAAGAAAACAAGCAAACCACAGATAGCAGAGATTGCTGCTTCTGTTTGCTGTCTTGGCTTTACTCATGAAAATGTCACCTGTTGGGAAGTTAGTTGCCTTTTTAAGTGGATTTTGCAATAAAGCTTTAAGTAGTTATTAAGAAACTCTCACTAAACCTAAGTCATTCTGGTGCAGTGATGTGTAGGTGGAGATTTAagatgtttgtgtgaatgttTTTGGTTGGACCACATAAGAACGTGACATGACACCAGGCTGCAGTGGTTGTTATCATCACACAACAGTCATTCAAAACTCAACTTCCATCATACCTTGGCTGTAGGCTAACCGCTCCATACTTTCACTGTGAGTGATGCCCCAGCGATGGAGACTCTGAGGGGAGTACATGGTGAACGGGACTCTCGCTGGACTTGCTGCGAAGGGAATTAGGAATCCCTGAGTCTTGAAGTGGTCCACACTGGAGTGGTTTACGTTGACTTAGTGTTACGCAGTCAggttttcttgctttttttcccctggtATCCCAGATGAACCGGCCCCCTGCACTGTGGTGAATTATTACAGTATGTTCCAGTTTGGTCAGATTTGACACAGGAGCTGCTGAAGAGGGATGCCTGCCTGGCACAGAACACAGTGACACAGTGAAATCATGTTGGCTTGTTCAGTGCAAAAATAAAATTGAAGTGATAGTAAAAAGACCATTCCACATGCACATGATTCTGAGGTAGACCAGTCATGAAACAAACTAGACTAAACAGTTTGGTAAGTTGTAATCAATGAATGAATAGAATTAAACAAACTTACTAGCCTTAATGTATGATCATCAGTCCGCTATACTCTCTACCTATAAAACAGAGACCAGTTATTCTCTATATCTTCATGAATCATGAATAAAATGCTTTATAATAACTGCTTTCCTCTCAGATATTATATAGAATTGTAATTTTCAAAAGAGATTAATGAAAATAGTACActcaccacaaaaaaaaacgatttacagaaattttttttaattttctttttatcacAAGGAATGCATCCAGTGGGCCTCCACCTCATAACAGTATAGCTGCAAAAGCCTCCAAAAACACCAACAGCAAATTGCTGGAAGCATTACCGCTGTATTAGCCTGCAGTAAACCGTGTAACTGAACccactgtttttcttcctcttgtgTGGATTTCCGTTCCCTCCCTTCTCTAATCGCTTAGGGCTGACCAGGAATCATATGACCAGCTCACTGCAGGCCTATGACTCCTTAGCTGTTTGTATGCACTGCCTGTGTTAACTCCCCAGAAAGTTTGTTTCTCATTTTCCAGAGAAGAAAATGAAATCATTTGatgttacatttttttcttgtgtacatttttttttacagctcctTCACATGTTTGTCCGCCTGTCAGTATCAATATATGAGTGACAGCTCCATCTTTTCGTCTGCCTGCAGGCTATGCAGACACATATATTCTACCCGTTTGTCTGTCGTTAACTGCCTTTAACACTGTGCCACAGGCAGAAATCTACCAACAATAGCAATAAACAGCTATATAACTTGAGCCAAAATATgtcattccatttttttttgtttacatctTGATGCCATACAAAAAAACATAACAATTCAGTGTCTATAATGCACAATCATGTGCACAGTACATGTATCCTTTTGAGAAGCTTTAGTCTCGCTGCAGCAGTTCACTTTCAAAATTCTGAATTATCCAAACGATGAGTTTAAAGCTGCATCCTGTTGGCATCTCCCCTCCTCTCCGTCAATCTTCCTCACCCACTCTCCTCTCATCTCTGAACCACACCTAAACATTCTCACTACTACACACCACTATCAGGGCAGTGTGTCTTGTACCATATGACACTCTCAATCACTGTGGGAGCAGGCCCTCCTTCACAAGAGACAGCGGCATCAGCCAATCAGTACACTCCACTAGAAGCTCCTTCCACCAATCATGGTGGGAGGCTGTTTAACGGTAGTAGGAAGGCTTTCACCGTGCAGCCATGCTGCAGCTCATAAAGCGCTGCAGATCAGATACACTGAGTcaatatcattatcattataatGGTTAACAAGAAACAAGAGAGACGACATGTGCAATTTTCCTTTTGACTAATACATAGACAAATTATGGCTACATTGTTACAATATGTGTAGTTATTCGACACACCACCATTCCTAATGGGCTGTAATCACTTAAACATTCAGTTGTGAAATTACTCCATCTCACCTCAGCATGAAGAAGCACAGTGTTGATCCTGAGGCATTCTGCTTGTCTGCAATCTGTAGACGTGGAACTTCAGGTAGTGAGTCAGTATAAACTGGGCAAGATGGGCTTGGTGCACTTCGAAGCTTTAGTTCATCTGTCCAGTTGTAGCAGCTACGTACAGCAATCAGCAGCTcccaggtgtcccatgatacacACATCAACGATGGTGAATAAATGATATACTGTCTCTCTACGCTAAGTTACTACAAGGCTGCAGTATTGGTTTGAGTGTCTGCAGTCAAGATGCAGTAAGCCGGTACACACTCCGGGGATATCACCGACAGAAACCACAACCATCACCCCACACAGCACCCAATGGCAAGCGAGCAGGGAGGCTGGGAGAGGGGAGGGGGTTAGGAGTAGCACAGCAAAGACGGGAGATGGACGGTAGAGGAAGGATGAGGAGGCGGCTTGTATGGGGATACATGCACATGGGAGAGATGAGAGGAGCTGACAGAAAGACAACAGAGCAAGAGAGGGGATTTATCTGTACACATGTAAACCCACAAGTTAGCTGAACATATGAATGAAATACATAAAGCGATGAATGAAAACGTCACGTCTGTTAGCATCCAATTAGGAGCTGCATGCAGAGGGAGGACCTTGTTGAAGCGCGGAAGTGATTGGCTTTGTTCGGGAGTGAATGACTTTGCAGCTAAAAGAATGAAATCGAATTACTGCAGCTGGAAAGAACGAAGTGAAATATGAGACCGAGTGCTTTTCAAGAAACCAGCGCAACCAATGAGCAGAAAGACTTTAACTTCATCAGcacaaactgtttttcttggTCTTTGAAATCAGAATAATTGTGAGTATAAAGGAGAGAATTCTGCTCAGAAATGTATAAATGGAGAGCAAAAGAAAAGTGTCTCTGGtatgaaaaatatttatttgtaaaatatAAACAGTACAAACAGTAGGCTTCCTCTACGAAGATAATGAAAAGTTACACATGTTCACACAGTGAGCTCATTTTAATCTACAAcaaatattttaaatgaatCAGGCATCAAAGGCAGACGTGATGGTTTTAAAACAATTAACTGTTTCTTAAAAGTTAAAGGAAACAAATGTTGTTCATACAATATTTTTCAGTATTCTAAATACTTCAGCTGCAAATCATTATTTAGGgtttatctagaaacaatgacaCAACGAGCCATTATATGCTAAAAAGTAACCTTTCAGGAGAAAAGCTGATAAATATATTTTGGTTCAACATGAAACAACAAAATTTGCTGCCTCACGAATCAGCTGAATCCAGTTTACGGGGCGATGCATTGTACTCGACTTCCCTAGAATTCACCAGACACGTAACGATCACTGATGCCTCCATTCTTATATCAAGTAACAAAGCAGCACCTCCGTGATCTGAGTTCAAAGCAAATGCAGGTgagacttttcttcttttttttcaaaccaagaaACAAACCTCTTGATACACACTTAATTCTCGCCACAATGGATTTCAAACACCTCAATTTTACAAGCCATAGGGATACAAAAATAATCATATATGAGTTTTAGTGTTTAAAATAGTCCATTTACAAGCTGAATGCCTGAGGAGATCTACATATGGCACAGTGAACCTGCTGCGACCTACTAGTGTTCAGAGCCTTTGAAGCATTTTAATCCTCAAACTCGGCCGCATAAAGCACCTGCTGGAACTTCATCCGCACCTCCATTCTTTTTTTGATGGTAAGCCTCTTCAGTGAGGGCAGGAGGCTGAGCAAAAACATTTCATCTTCATCTCTGAGGCTGCTGAGGGAATCTGCAGAGCTCATATCAGTTTCTGTCATCGTTTGCCTCCTGCGTTTCTGAGGTGACACGACATCCTGATGGCCGCTGGGAGA
This Odontesthes bonariensis isolate fOdoBon6 chromosome 1, fOdoBon6.hap1, whole genome shotgun sequence DNA region includes the following protein-coding sequences:
- the rufy2 gene encoding RUN and FYVE domain-containing protein 2 isoform X5, encoding MASTAEHDLSLAEADSSKEKSQVFGILRLQEEKSGDKANSSSSSSSTVKGGGGDGRWQAPIFALARKASETISGSIHVLPKVSEHRTSLPGDWTVQALRDPMAMERANLLNMAKLSIKGLIESALSFGRTLDSDYPPLQQFFVVMEHCLKHGLKVKKSFLGFNKSLWGPLELVEKLCPEAAEISASVRDLPGLKTPLGRARAWLRLALMQKRLADYLRLLITRKDLLSDFYENSALMLEEEGAVIVGLLVGLNVIDANLCVKGEDLDSQVGVIDFSMYLKNDIDDYRSEERNSQIASILDQKNYVEELNRQLNSTVGGLQGRVDSLERSNSKLIEELAIAKNNIIKLQEENQQLRSDNTLILLKAQQHLEVTQGDTSLERDTYKQSRQGLDEMYNEAQRQLKEECQLRQDVENELVVQVSMKQEMELAMKLLEKDIHEKQDTLIGLREQLDEVKAINVEMYQKMQSSDEEMKKKNDMISRLEEKTNQITATMKQLEQSDKDLLSQTRTLAMSFVKCASTDTEHQYKLVKDISF
- the rufy2 gene encoding RUN and FYVE domain-containing protein 2 isoform X3, giving the protein MYSPQSLHRWGITHSESMERLAYSQALRDPMAMERANLLNMAKLSIKGLIESALSFGRTLDSDYPPLQQFFVVMEHCLKHGLKVKKSFLGFNKSLWGPLELVEKLCPEAAEISASVRDLPGLKTPLGRARAWLRLALMQKRLADYLRLLITRKDLLSDFYENSALMLEEEGAVIVGLLVGLNVIDANLCVKGEDLDSQVGVIDFSMYLKNDIDDYRSEERNSQIASILDQKNYVEELNRQLNSTVGGLQGRVDSLERSNSKLIEELAIAKNNIIKLQEENQQLRSDNTLILLKAQQHLEVTQGDTSLERDTYKQSRQGLDEMYNEAQRQLKEECQLRQTAYMCSVHSQDVENELVVQVSMKQEMELAMKLLEKDIHEKQDTLIGLREQLDEVKAINVEMYQKMQSSDEEMKKKNDMISRLEEKTNQITATMKQLEQRLQEAERHRTSAEEGTRRFKLDFANKADSLQRQIEHREKQLQQLETDLKIEREWRQTLQNDLDRERDAVAQLSTEALQINGLKKEFHRLQDENIQLKTICEDQERALEELGSKLSESKLKIEDIKEANKALQGGQVWLKDKEATHCKLCEKEFSISRRKHHCRNCGEIFCNSCSDNELPLPASPKPVRVCDTCHALLLQRCSSNPT
- the rufy2 gene encoding RUN and FYVE domain-containing protein 2 isoform X4; translation: MYSPQSLHRWGITHSESMERLAYSQALRDPMAMERANLLNMAKLSIKGLIESALSFGRTLDSDYPPLQQFFVVMEHCLKHGLKVKKSFLGFNKSLWGPLELVEKLCPEAAEISASVRDLPGLKTPLGRARAWLRLALMQKRLADYLRLLITRKDLLSDFYENSALMLEEEGAVIVGLLVGLNVIDANLCVKGEDLDSQVGVIDFSMYLKNDIDDYRSEERNSQIASILDQKNYVEELNRQLNSTVGGLQGRVDSLERSNSKLIEELAIAKNNIIKLQEENQQLRSDNTLILLKAQQHLEVTQGDTSLERDTYKQSRQGLDEMYNEAQRQLKEECQLRQDVENELVVQVSMKQEMELAMKLLEKDIHEKQDTLIGLREQLDEVKAINVEMYQKMQSSDEEMKKKNDMISRLEEKTNQITATMKQLEQRLQEAERHRTSAEEGTRRFKLDFANKADSLQRQIEHREKQLQQLETDLKIEREWRQTLQNDLDRERDAVAQLSTEALQINGLKKEFHRLQDENIQLKTICEDQERALEELGSKLSESKLKIEDIKEANKALQGGQVWLKDKEATHCKLCEKEFSISRRKHHCRNCGEIFCNSCSDNELPLPASPKPVRVCDTCHALLLQRCSSNPT
- the rufy2 gene encoding RUN and FYVE domain-containing protein 2 isoform X1 — encoded protein: MASTAEHDLSLAEADSSKEKSQVFGILRLQEEKSGDKANSSSSSSSTVKGGGGDGRWQAPIFALARKASETISGSIHVLPKVSEHRTSLPGDWTVQALRDPMAMERANLLNMAKLSIKGLIESALSFGRTLDSDYPPLQQFFVVMEHCLKHGLKVKKSFLGFNKSLWGPLELVEKLCPEAAEISASVRDLPGLKTPLGRARAWLRLALMQKRLADYLRLLITRKDLLSDFYENSALMLEEEGAVIVGLLVGLNVIDANLCVKGEDLDSQVGVIDFSMYLKNDIDDYRSEERNSQIASILDQKNYVEELNRQLNSTVGGLQGRVDSLERSNSKLIEELAIAKNNIIKLQEENQQLRSDNTLILLKAQQHLEVTQGDTSLERDTYKQSRQGLDEMYNEAQRQLKEECQLRQTAYMCSVHSQDVENELVVQVSMKQEMELAMKLLEKDIHEKQDTLIGLREQLDEVKAINVEMYQKMQSSDEEMKKKNDMISRLEEKTNQITATMKQLEQRLQEAERHRTSAEEGTRRFKLDFANKADSLQRQIEHREKQLQQLETDLKIEREWRQTLQNDLDRERDAVAQLSTEALQINGLKKEFHRLQDENIQLKTICEDQERALEELGSKLSESKLKIEDIKEANKALQGGQVWLKDKEATHCKLCEKEFSISRRKHHCRNCGEIFCNSCSDNELPLPASPKPVRVCDTCHALLLQRCSSNPT
- the rufy2 gene encoding RUN and FYVE domain-containing protein 2 isoform X2 — its product is MASTAEHDLSLAEADSSKEKSQVFGILRLQEEKSGDKANSSSSSSSTVKGGGGDGRWQAPIFALARKASETISGSIHVLPKVSEHRTSLPGDWTVQALRDPMAMERANLLNMAKLSIKGLIESALSFGRTLDSDYPPLQQFFVVMEHCLKHGLKVKKSFLGFNKSLWGPLELVEKLCPEAAEISASVRDLPGLKTPLGRARAWLRLALMQKRLADYLRLLITRKDLLSDFYENSALMLEEEGAVIVGLLVGLNVIDANLCVKGEDLDSQVGVIDFSMYLKNDIDDYRSEERNSQIASILDQKNYVEELNRQLNSTVGGLQGRVDSLERSNSKLIEELAIAKNNIIKLQEENQQLRSDNTLILLKAQQHLEVTQGDTSLERDTYKQSRQGLDEMYNEAQRQLKEECQLRQDVENELVVQVSMKQEMELAMKLLEKDIHEKQDTLIGLREQLDEVKAINVEMYQKMQSSDEEMKKKNDMISRLEEKTNQITATMKQLEQRLQEAERHRTSAEEGTRRFKLDFANKADSLQRQIEHREKQLQQLETDLKIEREWRQTLQNDLDRERDAVAQLSTEALQINGLKKEFHRLQDENIQLKTICEDQERALEELGSKLSESKLKIEDIKEANKALQGGQVWLKDKEATHCKLCEKEFSISRRKHHCRNCGEIFCNSCSDNELPLPASPKPVRVCDTCHALLLQRCSSNPT